In Methylacidiphilum infernorum V4, a single window of DNA contains:
- a CDS encoding L-histidine N(alpha)-methyltransferase, with amino-acid sequence MMSTPYFPVKVFLSHSLSVWEERKYQCLARGEIDPLFHYTTAAQSFLWKQLFERYSPFKKEQGFELYKSCFREISLCVASSYPYELISLGCGSGEKDHLFLKELLPSVSDINWTCVDTSLQLLLEACIHCPLSPEKISPILSDILWEDTLKSLQTPGSKRRIFTLFGVLPNIDPFDLFKSLESVLAPGDFLVLNAHLAPVKSESEEDYLEGIESVLYQYDNEETRLWLTEVLRDWGIENKTELFHISIGMYNKFFRIEATVYWKEKGSIPLGYGKVLNVSKGSPLRLFFSYRFTPERLEDFFSRWPFRVVNRWIFPNHEEGLWFLQRL; translated from the coding sequence ATGATGTCTACCCCTTATTTCCCCGTAAAAGTTTTTCTCTCCCACAGCCTATCGGTCTGGGAAGAAAGAAAGTACCAGTGTTTAGCCCGAGGAGAAATCGATCCTCTTTTTCATTATACTACCGCCGCGCAATCGTTTCTGTGGAAACAACTTTTTGAACGCTATTCTCCCTTTAAAAAAGAGCAGGGATTTGAGCTTTACAAAAGTTGTTTTAGAGAGATATCCCTTTGCGTTGCTTCATCTTACCCCTACGAGCTGATCAGCCTTGGGTGCGGCAGTGGAGAAAAAGATCATCTTTTTCTTAAGGAACTTTTGCCTTCGGTTTCAGATATCAACTGGACTTGCGTGGATACAAGCCTGCAGCTCCTGTTGGAAGCCTGCATCCACTGTCCTTTAAGCCCCGAGAAGATCTCCCCCATTTTATCTGACATCCTTTGGGAAGACACCTTAAAGAGCTTGCAAACCCCAGGCTCCAAAAGACGAATCTTTACCCTTTTTGGAGTGCTTCCCAACATCGATCCTTTCGATCTTTTTAAAAGTCTCGAATCGGTTCTTGCCCCGGGGGATTTCCTGGTTTTAAATGCCCACCTTGCCCCCGTTAAATCCGAGTCCGAAGAAGACTACCTAGAAGGTATTGAATCTGTTCTCTATCAATACGATAATGAAGAAACCCGGCTGTGGCTTACGGAGGTTCTCCGGGATTGGGGAATAGAAAACAAGACTGAACTCTTTCACATATCGATCGGGATGTATAACAAGTTTTTTCGGATCGAAGCAACGGTTTATTGGAAAGAAAAGGGGAGCATTCCTCTAGGCTATGGGAAAGTACTCAACGTTTCCAAGGGAAGCCCCCTGCGTTTATTTTTCAGTTACCGGTTTACCCCTGAAAGGCTAGAGGATTTTTTTTCTCGTTGGCCATTTCGGGTGGTGAACCGATGGATTTTCCCCAACCATGAAGAAGGCCTATGGTTTTTGCAGCGCCTATAG
- a CDS encoding riboflavin synthase, with the protein MFTGIIESMGVVEALPEATDKMLTIAVGDLSRELHRGMSLAVNGCCLTVCEIGEGKLKFFVLEETLRATTLGELKKGEEVNLELPLRMEARWGGHFVTGHVDCKQPIESIKDLGQEKEFWISYPAFARGFLVPKGSIAVDGISLTVGKITAESFCVWITPFTLAHTNLKSKRVGDRVNLEFDLLAKYTARILQGKKEDD; encoded by the coding sequence ATGTTTACAGGGATTATTGAATCGATGGGGGTGGTTGAGGCGTTGCCCGAGGCCACGGACAAGATGCTGACCATTGCTGTAGGCGATCTTAGCCGGGAATTGCACAGGGGAATGAGCCTGGCTGTCAATGGCTGTTGTTTGACCGTTTGTGAGATCGGCGAGGGGAAGCTAAAGTTTTTTGTCCTTGAAGAAACGCTCCGGGCCACGACCCTAGGGGAACTGAAGAAAGGAGAGGAGGTGAACCTTGAGCTTCCCCTAAGAATGGAGGCAAGGTGGGGTGGCCATTTTGTAACAGGTCATGTCGATTGCAAGCAGCCGATAGAATCCATAAAGGATTTGGGCCAAGAGAAGGAGTTTTGGATCAGCTACCCGGCTTTTGCCCGGGGTTTTTTAGTCCCGAAGGGCTCTATTGCGGTTGACGGTATCAGTTTAACCGTGGGCAAGATAACGGCTGAAAGTTTTTGCGTGTGGATTACTCCTTTTACTTTAGCCCATACCAATTTAAAAAGCAAAAGGGTAGGGGATAGGGTCAACCTCGAATTTGATCTTTTGGCCAAGTACACCGCAAGAATCCTGCAAGGCAAAAAAGAGGATGATTAA
- the rfbB gene encoding dTDP-glucose 4,6-dehydratase: MKILVTGGAGFIGSNFCHYCFSNEPSSQIEKIVVIDKLGYSGSIENMAGLMGKKNFEFIQADISDQKRMEQILFEEKIEAIVHFAAESHVDRSIDDPGLFVQSNVVGTYKLLESAFVYFSSLSPEKKERFRFIHISTDEVYGSIPMDGAPTKEGGLYAPSSPYSASKAASDHFVAAYYKTYGLPALITHSSNNYGPRQHPEKMIPHMICNALEEKQLPVYGQGLNVRDWIYVEDHCEGVWKLLLKGRPGEVYHIGKGGGISNIELVKKICALLDSFFPRSSGKSYAELIRFVADRPGHDLRYALDVSKMKREIGWQAQVDLDRGLEKTLFWYVENRDWVQSVMNKGYTLKRQGLGRTRSI, translated from the coding sequence ATGAAGATACTCGTGACGGGCGGAGCGGGTTTTATCGGTTCTAATTTTTGCCATTACTGCTTTTCCAATGAACCTTCATCCCAAATAGAAAAGATTGTCGTCATCGATAAGCTGGGCTATTCAGGGTCGATAGAAAATATGGCCGGGTTGATGGGAAAAAAGAATTTTGAATTTATTCAAGCCGACATCAGCGATCAAAAACGGATGGAGCAGATCCTCTTTGAAGAAAAGATCGAGGCGATCGTCCATTTTGCGGCTGAATCCCATGTTGACCGCTCGATTGATGATCCGGGACTCTTCGTGCAATCGAACGTGGTGGGGACCTACAAGCTTTTGGAATCCGCTTTTGTTTATTTCTCTTCTCTTTCTCCAGAAAAAAAGGAGAGGTTTCGATTTATACACATTTCTACCGATGAAGTCTACGGATCAATCCCCATGGATGGAGCTCCCACAAAAGAAGGAGGGCTGTATGCGCCTTCCAGTCCTTATTCAGCATCAAAAGCAGCTTCGGATCATTTCGTAGCCGCCTATTATAAGACTTATGGACTTCCGGCTCTGATTACCCATAGTTCAAACAATTATGGTCCTAGGCAGCACCCCGAAAAGATGATTCCCCACATGATCTGTAATGCCTTGGAAGAAAAACAGTTGCCTGTCTACGGTCAAGGGCTGAATGTGCGGGATTGGATCTATGTTGAAGATCATTGCGAAGGGGTATGGAAGCTTTTGTTGAAGGGGCGGCCCGGGGAGGTTTACCATATTGGCAAAGGCGGTGGCATTTCCAACATAGAATTGGTAAAAAAAATTTGTGCTTTGCTCGATTCCTTTTTCCCTAGGTCTTCAGGGAAAAGTTATGCGGAATTGATCCGGTTTGTGGCGGATAGGCCCGGGCATGATTTAAGATATGCCTTGGACGTATCGAAAATGAAAAGAGAGATAGGTTGGCAAGCACAGGTGGACTTGGATAGGGGCCTAGAAAAAACCCTTTTTTGGTACGTAGAAAATCGAGACTGGGTGCAATCGGTCATGAATAAGGGATATACCTTGAAGAGGCAAGGGTTGGGGAGGACAAGATCCATTTGA
- a CDS encoding rhodanese-like domain-containing protein, whose product MNIPDRHPQLQSYLEKIKKKVKSMSIQDTYQGLQSRRALVIDVREKEDWFMGHIPGALSIERADIEWEIEKVLADKDFPVICYCGDGLRSQLAAYTLSEMGYSQVYWMEKGWKGWKEQKYPVSYSPSVELRDPLEKLGGICYLPRLYDKIKALHQKRLPPTEYLQDDWDKALLELLCIDSSLLEQLILFSSSEQEFLAELKKILGPSWPARHTIEEYNERCQLKKIQGGQRPQFWLWSRKQKK is encoded by the coding sequence ATGAATATCCCCGATCGGCATCCCCAACTTCAATCCTATTTGGAAAAAATAAAGAAAAAGGTGAAAAGCATGAGCATCCAAGACACCTACCAGGGGTTGCAAAGTCGCCGGGCCCTGGTCATCGATGTCAGGGAAAAAGAGGATTGGTTTATGGGGCATATTCCAGGCGCACTGTCCATAGAAAGAGCCGATATCGAATGGGAGATAGAAAAGGTCCTGGCCGATAAAGATTTTCCCGTGATCTGTTATTGTGGAGATGGCTTAAGATCCCAGCTGGCTGCCTATACCCTCTCGGAAATGGGCTACAGCCAAGTTTACTGGATGGAAAAGGGGTGGAAAGGTTGGAAAGAGCAAAAATACCCCGTAAGCTACTCCCCTAGCGTAGAACTTAGAGATCCCCTTGAAAAATTAGGAGGAATCTGCTATTTGCCCCGGCTCTATGACAAGATAAAAGCCCTCCATCAAAAAAGACTGCCTCCGACGGAATATCTTCAAGATGATTGGGATAAAGCACTTCTCGAACTCCTTTGTATCGACTCCTCGCTTCTGGAACAATTGATTCTCTTTTCAAGTTCCGAACAAGAATTTTTGGCCGAGTTAAAAAAAATCCTCGGTCCATCCTGGCCCGCCCGCCATACTATCGAAGAGTATAACGAGCGGTGCCAATTAAAAAAAATCCAAGGGGGGCAAAGGCCGCAGTTTTGGCTTTGGAGTAGAAAACAGAAGAAATAA
- the dnaB gene encoding replicative DNA helicase has product MKRKGEDLNKDAILSLFSNEAEKAILGLALTNPELVFDRIRERIAADDFYVPSHRLLFEVLCDMHSKSIPIDLTTVHQYLIDHHLEEKMGGAVLLADLVASFATHLNLESYIKILKDKSVLRKLHQVALNIVQSIYENSHSVIQVLDQAEKEIFEITDLTITRSTVKASIEIEKAIELIDCFHKRKGRLFGIPTGFYHLDQITTGWQNGDMIVLAARPGVGKTALGLTFACRALKERYDQEKDLWIKPGYAVGFFSLEMTAVQIMLRLLASIGSESLQKIRRGELEPASLEKLKMLADDAKEWPFYIDDSSDLTIHQLRAKARRMKNQFGVDLIIIDYLQLLHSDSEQARENRQVEISEISRGIKALAKELNIPIIVLAQLNRRMEEGKSEPALHHLRESGAIEQDADVVLLLHRLENDPETDHSKIPYIIHVAKQRNGPTDKIEIFFNAPYTRFEDPLKHETDYSSF; this is encoded by the coding sequence ATGAAAAGAAAAGGGGAGGATTTAAACAAGGATGCGATCCTTTCTCTTTTCAGTAATGAAGCTGAAAAGGCTATACTCGGACTGGCTCTTACAAACCCTGAACTCGTTTTCGATCGAATAAGGGAACGAATCGCCGCGGATGATTTTTATGTTCCTTCTCACCGCTTGCTTTTTGAGGTGTTATGCGATATGCATTCAAAAAGCATCCCTATTGATCTTACCACCGTTCACCAATACCTGATCGATCATCATCTTGAAGAAAAAATGGGAGGAGCCGTTCTTCTTGCCGACCTGGTTGCTTCGTTTGCCACCCACCTTAACCTTGAATCCTACATTAAGATCCTCAAAGATAAAAGCGTTTTACGCAAACTCCATCAAGTGGCGCTGAATATCGTGCAGAGTATTTATGAGAATTCTCACTCCGTCATCCAGGTCCTCGATCAGGCTGAAAAAGAAATTTTTGAAATCACCGATCTCACTATCACCCGATCAACAGTCAAAGCTTCCATAGAAATCGAAAAAGCGATCGAGCTGATCGATTGTTTCCATAAAAGAAAAGGCAGGTTATTTGGAATTCCCACCGGCTTTTACCACTTGGACCAGATCACCACCGGATGGCAGAATGGGGACATGATCGTTTTGGCGGCAAGGCCGGGAGTGGGGAAAACCGCCCTAGGACTGACATTCGCCTGCAGGGCATTGAAAGAAAGGTATGACCAGGAGAAAGATCTCTGGATCAAACCGGGATATGCCGTGGGATTTTTTAGCTTGGAAATGACCGCCGTACAGATCATGTTAAGGCTCTTAGCTTCCATAGGGAGTGAAAGCCTGCAGAAAATTCGTCGGGGTGAGCTTGAACCGGCAAGCTTGGAAAAACTCAAGATGCTTGCGGATGATGCCAAGGAATGGCCATTTTATATTGATGATTCGAGCGACTTAACGATTCACCAGCTGCGGGCAAAAGCCAGGAGAATGAAAAACCAGTTCGGGGTCGATTTGATCATTATCGATTATCTGCAACTTTTACATTCCGATTCCGAGCAAGCAAGAGAAAACAGACAGGTAGAAATTTCCGAAATTTCACGGGGGATCAAGGCATTGGCCAAAGAATTAAACATCCCAATAATCGTTTTAGCCCAATTAAATAGAAGAATGGAGGAGGGGAAAAGCGAGCCGGCCTTGCACCACTTGAGGGAATCGGGCGCCATAGAACAGGATGCCGATGTCGTCCTTCTTCTCCACAGGTTGGAAAATGATCCAGAGACAGATCACTCAAAGATTCCTTACATCATCCATGTCGCTAAACAAAGAAATGGTCCTACCGACAAAATCGAGATTTTCTTCAATGCTCCCTATACCCGTTTCGAAGATCCCTTAAAACACGAAACAGACTATTCCTCCTTCTAA
- a CDS encoding ComEC/Rec2 family competence protein: MPALFFAAGCYGGIQGWLGVITAWGGLFVTLGIWLRLEKSKWHYPLFLISLFCLGFIHGKVQWFWIEQERLQAYKRLKGLKRPFFEGIVESFPQKRNHGLCFQLKLQAVRVEEKSIPLEGKLFCRVGDLPREPYLGQAVAIEGKVFLPPRKRNPGEIDYYKLSLQRRWLFELLSGDFPLFSIPQKDQFCAVGIEVLRRKIKKNLSVGIPEEGLRSLLQGMVYGDVSGMDSQLAEVFKRAGAYHLFAVSGQNVGIILGMGIFLLKAVGKNQWKYSFVFIPLLVVFSFVSGNGPSVVRACAACIYCILGWALKRKVDALHCWAVSLFAFLLYDPLAIMDIGLELSYAVVLSLLLLAKPLFGLFYSPFKIDPYIPRSLAPFPRRMLDQVGKIGALLLAASLAAWLGALPLEVFCFHTLSWVGIFDNLIAVPLAELIVLLGSLSALGGFFSDGLACVLNGINRYFLWALVLVVDFWAKIPSAVLAVPEMKMLGHPACPWIYVAQVDSGHLCVIKNKNHYWLLNSVQGREEEYRVGAIKKALLVPPDCPTLTFQNGCWHLKELTVGDQKELCWDDHDGFRLTFRANREGEFGCLVEKEKRKILFLSYPLPFSSLAQNCPFDLLVEHLLERRKNNRLHSSLIRIYDHGQASMRSPLNLEKYPRTFQEGIWIFLEKGNIRLESQG; the protein is encoded by the coding sequence TTGCCGGCCCTGTTTTTTGCCGCCGGCTGTTATGGAGGGATTCAAGGATGGCTTGGGGTAATAACGGCATGGGGAGGACTCTTTGTAACCCTGGGAATTTGGCTTAGGCTCGAGAAGTCAAAGTGGCATTATCCCCTGTTTTTGATCAGCCTTTTTTGTCTAGGGTTCATCCACGGAAAAGTCCAATGGTTTTGGATAGAACAGGAAAGACTCCAAGCTTATAAAAGGCTCAAGGGCCTTAAAAGGCCTTTTTTTGAAGGTATCGTGGAGAGTTTTCCCCAAAAAAGAAATCATGGTCTTTGTTTCCAACTCAAGCTCCAGGCTGTCAGGGTTGAAGAAAAATCGATTCCCCTGGAGGGCAAACTCTTTTGCCGGGTAGGCGATCTACCCAGGGAACCCTACCTGGGACAGGCGGTAGCCATTGAAGGCAAAGTCTTTTTACCTCCAAGAAAAAGAAATCCGGGAGAAATAGATTATTATAAGCTATCGTTGCAAAGGCGGTGGCTTTTTGAACTTCTCTCCGGGGATTTTCCTCTTTTTTCAATACCCCAAAAGGATCAATTTTGTGCCGTTGGGATTGAAGTTTTAAGAAGGAAGATAAAAAAAAATCTTTCGGTGGGTATTCCCGAGGAGGGGCTCCGGTCGCTACTCCAAGGGATGGTCTATGGGGATGTCTCAGGGATGGATTCCCAACTGGCCGAAGTCTTTAAACGGGCAGGGGCTTACCACCTTTTTGCTGTAAGCGGTCAAAATGTTGGGATCATCCTGGGCATGGGCATTTTCTTGTTGAAAGCGGTGGGGAAAAACCAATGGAAATATTCTTTTGTTTTTATTCCATTGCTCGTCGTTTTTAGCTTCGTATCGGGCAATGGACCAAGCGTTGTACGCGCCTGTGCTGCCTGCATATATTGCATTCTAGGATGGGCTTTAAAAAGGAAAGTCGATGCCCTGCACTGTTGGGCGGTCAGCCTTTTTGCTTTTTTGCTTTATGATCCCCTGGCGATCATGGATATCGGCTTGGAGCTTTCCTATGCGGTTGTCTTATCCCTACTGCTATTGGCAAAGCCTCTCTTCGGGCTGTTCTATAGCCCGTTTAAAATCGATCCCTATATTCCCCGATCCCTGGCCCCATTCCCTAGACGAATGCTCGATCAAGTAGGCAAAATCGGGGCTCTTCTTTTAGCCGCTTCACTCGCCGCATGGCTTGGTGCATTGCCCTTGGAGGTTTTTTGCTTTCACACTTTAAGCTGGGTGGGTATTTTCGATAATCTTATCGCTGTGCCCCTGGCCGAATTGATCGTTCTTCTCGGTTCGTTGTCCGCCCTGGGAGGGTTCTTTTCTGATGGCTTGGCATGCGTTCTCAACGGTATTAATCGGTATTTCCTGTGGGCCTTGGTGCTTGTCGTCGATTTTTGGGCCAAGATTCCCTCGGCTGTCCTGGCCGTACCGGAGATGAAGATGCTGGGTCATCCGGCTTGCCCATGGATATATGTAGCCCAAGTCGATTCGGGTCATCTTTGCGTGATAAAAAATAAAAATCATTATTGGCTTTTGAACTCGGTTCAGGGAAGAGAGGAAGAATACCGGGTGGGGGCGATAAAAAAAGCCCTGTTGGTTCCTCCCGACTGTCCAACCTTGACATTTCAAAATGGATGCTGGCATTTGAAAGAGTTGACAGTTGGCGACCAAAAAGAACTGTGCTGGGATGACCATGACGGCTTTAGGCTGACTTTCAGGGCAAATCGTGAGGGAGAATTCGGATGCCTTGTCGAAAAAGAAAAGAGAAAAATCCTCTTCCTGTCTTATCCCCTTCCTTTCTCATCCCTAGCCCAAAATTGCCCCTTCGATCTGTTGGTTGAACACTTGCTGGAGAGAAGAAAGAACAACCGGCTGCATTCTTCTCTTATTAGGATTTATGATCATGGGCAGGCTTCAATGAGAAGTCCTCTCAATTTGGAAAAATATCCAAGAACCTTTCAAGAAGGGATATGGATCTTTCTGGAAAAAGGAAACATCCGGCTGGAAAGCCAAGGTTAG
- the mnmG gene encoding tRNA uridine-5-carboxymethylaminomethyl(34) synthesis enzyme MnmG: MEYPKKYDVIVVGGGHAGVEAALACARMGCQTLLLTMNLDTIGQMSCNPSIGGIGKGHLVREIDALGGEMGINTDLTGIQFRMLNLKKGYSVQAPRAQCDKKAYQFRLKAVCERTSNLDLFQASVSDLIVKEDKIKGIITELGIVIHASAVIVTTGTFLRGLLHVGRNKKTGGRMGESSSSLSDVLRKYGFEVGRLKTGTPPRVNGKTIDFSKCMMQPGDTPPPHFSFALSDLDTDKEGMYTLNRWKEGMFHVEQLACAITYTNAKTHAIIRENLHTSPLYCGEIQGVGPRYCPSIEDKIVRFADKERHQIFLEPEGRHTEEYYVNGCSTSLPFEVQDQFIHSIEGLEHCQIIRPGYAVEYDYCPATQIYPTMETKTIEGLFFAGQINGTTGYEEAASQGLIAGINAARKIQNNPPLILGRDQAYIGVLIDDLTTKPIREPYRIFTSRAEHRLVLRQDNADLRLTEIGYSLGLASKARLMRVQEKKRLIEETFQKIRQYRLNGLSLEEMLKRPEYSWSHLPLEFQGVPKDVALHIECEIKYAGYIARERELILKRQKLEESIIPANIDYEKIPGLKQEAREKLSRMKPLTFGQASRIPGVNPTDVAIIMIWAKKNGALK, translated from the coding sequence ATGGAATATCCTAAGAAGTACGATGTCATTGTTGTTGGTGGAGGTCATGCGGGCGTAGAAGCGGCTTTGGCTTGCGCCCGGATGGGCTGTCAGACTCTTCTATTGACAATGAACCTCGATACCATCGGCCAGATGTCCTGTAACCCTTCTATTGGAGGCATAGGCAAAGGACATCTCGTCAGGGAGATCGACGCATTAGGGGGGGAGATGGGGATTAATACGGATTTGACGGGGATTCAATTTCGAATGCTGAATCTCAAGAAAGGTTACAGCGTTCAGGCCCCCCGAGCCCAGTGCGATAAAAAGGCCTACCAGTTTCGACTTAAGGCGGTATGCGAAAGGACTTCTAACCTGGATTTGTTTCAGGCTTCCGTCTCCGATCTTATCGTTAAAGAAGACAAGATCAAGGGAATTATCACCGAACTGGGGATCGTTATCCATGCTTCGGCGGTAATCGTGACCACGGGAACCTTTTTAAGGGGATTGCTCCATGTCGGGAGGAACAAGAAGACGGGGGGAAGAATGGGAGAATCTTCAAGCAGCCTTTCCGATGTTTTAAGGAAATATGGTTTTGAGGTGGGGCGATTGAAAACGGGAACTCCACCCCGGGTCAACGGCAAAACAATAGATTTTTCCAAATGTATGATGCAGCCAGGCGACACTCCCCCTCCCCACTTTTCTTTTGCTTTAAGTGATCTGGATACGGATAAAGAAGGGATGTATACCCTGAATCGGTGGAAAGAGGGAATGTTCCACGTGGAACAATTGGCTTGTGCCATTACCTATACGAATGCCAAGACCCATGCCATAATCCGGGAAAATTTACATACTTCCCCTCTTTATTGTGGAGAAATTCAGGGGGTAGGACCGAGGTATTGCCCATCCATTGAGGATAAAATTGTTCGTTTCGCGGATAAAGAACGCCATCAGATTTTTCTTGAACCCGAAGGACGGCATACCGAAGAGTACTACGTTAATGGTTGTTCGACCAGTTTACCTTTTGAAGTCCAAGATCAATTTATTCACAGTATTGAAGGATTGGAACACTGCCAGATTATCAGACCGGGGTATGCCGTCGAATACGATTACTGTCCGGCAACTCAAATCTATCCTACGATGGAAACAAAAACTATTGAAGGGTTGTTTTTTGCCGGGCAGATCAACGGAACTACCGGTTATGAAGAAGCGGCTTCGCAGGGTCTCATAGCGGGGATCAATGCGGCCAGAAAAATCCAAAACAACCCTCCTCTTATTCTCGGTAGGGATCAGGCCTACATTGGAGTCCTGATCGATGACCTCACGACAAAACCGATTCGAGAACCCTATAGAATATTTACATCCCGGGCCGAACATAGGCTTGTGCTCCGTCAAGATAATGCCGATTTGAGGCTTACGGAAATCGGCTATTCCCTGGGCTTGGCCTCTAAGGCAAGGCTCATGCGTGTTCAAGAGAAGAAAAGGCTTATCGAGGAGACCTTTCAGAAGATCCGCCAATACCGGCTTAATGGACTTTCGCTTGAGGAAATGTTGAAAAGACCTGAATATTCCTGGAGTCATTTACCCTTGGAATTTCAGGGTGTGCCCAAGGACGTGGCCTTGCATATCGAGTGTGAAATAAAGTATGCGGGTTATATTGCCCGTGAAAGGGAATTGATCTTGAAAAGACAAAAACTCGAAGAATCGATCATTCCAGCAAACATCGACTATGAAAAAATTCCAGGCCTAAAACAAGAGGCAAGAGAAAAACTGTCGCGAATGAAACCCTTGACTTTTGGCCAAGCATCAAGGATTCCCGGGGTGAATCCTACTGATGTGGCTATTATCATGATATGGGCTAAAAAAAACGGCGCTTTGAAGTAA
- a CDS encoding SDR family NAD(P)-dependent oxidoreductase, with protein MEAKQKVVLVTGGAKGLGAFLCRKLSDENWAVAIHYFKSEQEAKVLERELLDKKRTVIRVQGDLSRQKEAMGVLEKIRSVYGRLDALINNCGVYEAVLLEETKEEDWYRGINSTASAVLFTTLASLPLLRLSGKGRIVNIGDSSCDRIGSREMALGYHLGKIGVYLLTKSFARENARFGITVNVVSPGYLENSQGLPPVSKIPAGRFGTFEDIWNGVRFFLDEKQDYITGSHLIVSGGWNLR; from the coding sequence ATGGAAGCAAAACAGAAAGTCGTTTTGGTTACCGGTGGAGCGAAGGGATTAGGAGCCTTTTTATGCCGTAAACTCAGCGATGAGAATTGGGCCGTAGCTATCCACTATTTTAAGAGCGAACAAGAGGCGAAGGTTCTAGAACGGGAACTGTTGGATAAAAAAAGAACAGTCATAAGGGTCCAGGGGGATCTTTCTCGGCAGAAAGAAGCCATGGGAGTCCTGGAGAAAATTAGATCCGTTTATGGACGCCTCGATGCACTCATCAATAACTGCGGAGTTTATGAAGCTGTCCTTCTAGAAGAAACCAAGGAGGAGGATTGGTATAGGGGAATAAATTCTACAGCCAGCGCCGTCTTATTTACCACTCTTGCTTCCCTGCCTCTTTTAAGACTTTCGGGTAAGGGAAGGATTGTGAACATCGGCGATTCGAGTTGTGACCGTATCGGCAGCAGGGAAATGGCCTTGGGTTATCACTTGGGTAAAATCGGGGTCTATCTTTTAACCAAGTCTTTTGCCCGGGAAAATGCGCGATTTGGAATTACCGTAAACGTGGTTTCTCCGGGATACCTCGAAAACAGCCAGGGACTTCCCCCCGTAAGTAAAATTCCCGCCGGCCGCTTTGGCACCTTCGAAGACATATGGAATGGGGTTAGGTTTTTCCTGGATGAAAAACAGGACTATATTACGGGCAGCCATCTTATCGTCAGTGGAGGCTGGAACCTGCGTTGA
- a CDS encoding thiazole synthase — protein MEENPIKTKSFVIAGKSFRSRLLVGTGKFGSYLQMAQALEASGSQIVTVSLRRVEIGENKRQEDILSYIDTEKYLLVINTSGAMNAEEAVRIAKIAAHGGLPKWIKLEIHPDPRYLLPDPIETLKATQMLVKEDFIVLPYINADPVLAKRLEEEGAAAVMPLGSPIGSMRGLETKAQIEIIIEQATVPVIVDAGIGKPSHAALAMEMGADGVLINTAIAIASDPCRMARAFKMAVEAGRMAYESGTDEVSKFAVATSPLESFF, from the coding sequence ATGGAAGAAAACCCGATTAAAACGAAGAGCTTTGTCATAGCGGGCAAGAGCTTTCGGTCTCGGCTGCTTGTGGGGACGGGCAAATTTGGTTCTTACCTGCAAATGGCTCAGGCTCTTGAGGCCAGTGGAAGTCAAATCGTCACCGTCTCCTTGAGAAGGGTGGAGATTGGGGAAAATAAAAGGCAAGAAGATATTCTTTCTTATATTGATACCGAAAAATACCTTTTGGTTATCAATACGAGTGGGGCCATGAATGCCGAAGAGGCGGTGCGGATCGCAAAAATAGCTGCTCATGGGGGATTGCCCAAGTGGATCAAGCTAGAAATCCATCCTGACCCTCGGTATTTGCTTCCCGACCCCATTGAGACCCTTAAAGCCACTCAGATGCTGGTAAAAGAAGATTTTATCGTCCTGCCCTATATCAATGCCGATCCGGTGCTCGCCAAACGGCTTGAAGAGGAAGGTGCTGCAGCGGTAATGCCCCTGGGTTCGCCCATCGGCTCCATGAGAGGCTTGGAAACCAAGGCCCAGATCGAGATTATCATTGAACAGGCCACCGTGCCCGTAATTGTGGACGCAGGTATTGGTAAACCTTCCCACGCCGCCTTGGCCATGGAGATGGGCGCTGATGGGGTGCTTATCAATACGGCCATCGCTATTGCAAGCGATCCCTGCCGGATGGCTAGAGCCTTTAAGATGGCCGTGGAAGCGGGCCGCATGGCTTACGAATCGGGTACGGATGAAGTGTCCAAGTTTGCCGTGGCGACGAGCCCCCTGGAATCTTTTTTCTAA